GTAGATCTCGGCCTTGCTCTCGGCCCGCATCAGGTCCCGCGTCGTCTCGTGGAGCGTCGTCAGCGTCCGCTCGTAGCGGCGCTCGCTTTCCCGGAGTTCCGTCTCGGCCCGGTACTGTGAGACGGCGTTCGTGATCTGGTTGGCCAGCAGCGTGTACTGTTCGTCGCCGGTTCCCTTCTGGAGGTACTGGGTCACGCCCGCGGCGATCGCCTCGCTGGCGACCTCCTCGGAGCCGCGCCCGGTAAAGAGGATGAAGGGGAGATCGGGATCGTCCTCGCGAACCCGCTCTAACAGTTCGAGGCCGCTCATCGCCGGCATCTCGTAGTCACTGACGATGCAGTCGATCGCGCGCTGTTCGAGCAACTCGAGGGCCTCGTCGGCGCTGGTCGCCGGGACGGCGTCGATCGCCTCGCGTTCGCGCTCGAGCATCTCTTCGGCGAGCGCCGCGAAGCCGGGCTCGTTGTCGACGACGAGGACGGTAATCGGGTTCGTCATAGGATCGATCGGGGGCGACGTGTAATTCGCGCTCGAATGATGACGGGACCGGTACGTAAGTTGATCGGACGATCCTCGTCGACGGCCTGCGACCGAATTCGGGGCGCGAATCGGGCCCGGACGCACAAGCGGCGCTGTTCAGCCGTCAGAAATCGTGATCGGTCTCCGACTACTGCGATCAGTGTTGATCGTTCTAACAGTCGGCTACAACCCTCGAGCCGAAGTCCTCACTCAGAACGTTGTTCGCGGAAGAAGACGCCCGAGGCGGGATTTGAACCCGCGTCACGACCGTGACAGGGTCGTATGATGGGCCACTACACCACCCGGGCTCGCAATACGTCGTTCCCCGGTGAGAGACTTAAGGGTTGTGTTTCATCCCGCCGCCGGCGCGGCATTCTCGAGCGTGCGACGGTCTGTACCGGTCCCGCGCGCACCGAGCAACGCCCGTTAGTCGTCGACCGCGACGAGCGTCTCCGAGTCGGCCGAGTCGTCGTCGGCCTCGGCCTGGGTTTCGAAGTGGGCGGTCAACGACTGTAGCTCCTGGGCGCGCTCCGAGAGGGACTCGGCGCTGTCGGAAATCTGGCTGATGGCGCTGGTTTGCTCCTCGGCGGCGGCCGAGACGTTCTGCGCCTCGTCGGCGGTCTGCTCGCTGACGGCGGCGATGTCGTCGACCATCGACGAGACTTCCTGGGCCGAATCGGCCTGATCGTCGGTCGCGTCGTTGATCGACTGGATACCCGCGTTGGCGTCGTCGATCGAGTCGACGATCGACTCGAGGGTGTCGACGGTTCGGTCGATCGTCTCCCGGCCGTCCTCGATGCCGTCGCGCATTTCGAACATGTCGTCGGCGACGGACTCGGTCGACGCTTCGACGGTTTCGACGAGGTCCTCGACCTCCTCGGTGGCCTCGGCGGTCTCCTCCGCGAGCGACTTGACTTCGTTGGCGACGACCGCGAATCCGTCGCCGGCTTCGCCCGCCGTCGCGGCCTCGATGGAGGCGTTCAGGGCGAGCATGTTGGTTTCCTCGGCGATCTGGTCGATGAGTTCCACGACTTCGCCGATGCGCTCGACCTCCTCCTGGAGGGTCGCCATCTCCTCGGCGGTGTCGACGGCCTTGGATTCGATCCGATCCATCTGCTCGACGACGTCGCTCGCGGCTTCCTGACCCTCCTGGCCGCGCTCGGCGGCCTGTTCGGACTGGTCGGCGACGGTGTTCGAGGAGGACGCGATCTCCTCGACGGTCGCCGAGAGGTCGCTCATCTCCGCCGCCGCAGTGGTCAGCTTCTCGTTTTGGGTTTCCGCGCCGGCCGAAATCTCCTCGATGCTCTCGGCGACTTCGCCGCTCGAGGCGCGGATCTCTTCGGTGGAGGCGGTGACTTCCGAACTCTTCTCGTCGACCTGGTTGGCGACCGTTTGGATGCGCACGACCATCGCCTCGATGTCGGTGAGCATCTCGTTGAACGCCCGGCCGATCTCGGTCATCGCCTCGCTCTCGCTGGCCGTCTCGAGTCGGCGAGTGAGGTCCCCGTCGGCGGCGGCTTCGATCGACTGCCGGTACTCGTCGGCCTTCTCCTCTAGGTGCTGGCTCAGCGCTTCGGCTTCCGCTTTGGCTTCCTGGGCCTCGGCCTTGGCCTGCTGGGCCTCCGCCTTCGACACCTCGGCCTGTTCGCGAGCCCGTTCGGCTTCCTGTGCCTGCTGTTCGACTTCGGTTAATCGTTCCTGCAACGTGTCCCGAATCCGGGCGAACAGACCGCCCAGCTGCCCGAACTCGTCGATCCGTGATTGATCGATTTCGACCTCGAGGTTGCCCTCCTCGATCGCTTCGGCGTAGCCGGTCATCTCCTCGAGGGAGTTGTTGACGTCGCGGGAGATCACCGCGCCGACGCCGACGAAGCCGACGATCGAGATACCGAGCAACAACAGAATGTTCCGGTTGACCGCGCTGGCCGTATCGAACACCTCGTTGTGCGGCGCGATGACGGTCACGTCCCAGTCTTTCTCACTGAGCGGCACCGTCGCCACGACGACCTGATCGTCCCCGACGACGTCGTTCTCGGCCGTCACCTGATCGACGCGGGGACGCAGCGCGCCATCTTCTAAGTGCGACAGATCCCCCATCAGGAACGATTCGTTGAGGATCGTCCCGGTGGTTTCGGCGAGCGTAATCTGGCCGTTCGTCGCGACGACCTCGATTTCGCCGCCGTCGATGGGCGACGTCAGGAGTTCGCTGCGCTCCTCGAGATTGATCACGAGGACGATCGCGTGGTCGTCCTGTCCGGCGACCGGACTGATGAACCCGATCCGCTTCTCGCCGTCGACGTCGTACGGTTCGAACGAGCGCACGTCGCCGCTCGAGCCGAACGCGTCTATGTCGACCGCCCAGGGACGAGTCGTTTCGTCGACCGTGTCGCCCTCCCGGTTGAACTGCGTGCTCACCTCGACCTCGTCGTTTTCCATGCTGTAGTAGTGGATCGCGTGGACGCTGTCCGGCAGGGCCTCGAGGTACGTTCGTAGCGACGCCCGAAGTTGGCTTTTGTCCGTGTTAGCGAGATTGACGCTATTGGAGATCTCCACGGTGTTGTCGTTCCGATCCTGAACGAACTTGTCGATCCCGTCGGCTTCGCGTTCCGCGGCGTTGAGGAGCGTCTCCTCCGCGTCCGATTCGACGCTCGCCTGGGCCTGCGTAAACGAGAAATAGCCCGCGCCGAGCAGGACGACGGTCACCACGAGAATCGCCGCGCCGACCTTGAAGAAGTAGCGACTCCGCAGCGTATCGTATATCCGCCGATGGAACGACTCGTCCGACGAGTCGTCTCGTGACGTTTGCATACGTACTCATGTCATATACGATAATTAAGCTTGATGGCCCGTTTCCGGCGATATTTCGGGGGGCGTGCGGACTGTACCACGGGACTCTCGCTATCGTGTCCAGCTCGGCGGCCACCGTTGGGACGGAACGTGAACTCGAGACGAAGAAGCACTTAAGCGGGATTTGAACCGCCCGACCGTCGGTCGCGTCGTTCGCTCGTTCTGTCGTTCGAGCATCTTCGCGGGCGGTCTCGAGAGTGCAGACTGTCCCGCTTACGAGGGGCGAGGACATGCTCGCCAGTGCTGGTCGACGTTGATCGCGGAAGAAGACGCCCGAGGCGGGATTTGAACCCGCGTCACGACCGTGACAGGGTCGTATGATGGGCCACTACACCACCCGGGCTTACAGTACGTCGTTCCCCGGTGAGAGACTTAAGGGTTCTGTTCCGTATCGACGGCCGTGTAACGCACTCCGAACGGTTGCGGGATCGACATCGGCTGGTCGACAGGGGGATGGTATTGCTGTCGCTACGATCTCTCGTAACTCGCACACTACGAACAACTATCCGACGTAGATTGCAGCAGAAAGCGCCCGAGGCGGGATTTGAACCCGCGTCACGACCGTGACAGGGTCGTATGATGGGCCACTACACCACCCGGGCCTACACTGCTTCCTTGGCCGGTGGACGTATTATGACTTTCCAATCGATCGCCGTATGGTACGGTGAATCGCCCCACGTCTGCGGATTTCCGTCCGGGAACGGGATACCTGTTGCTCGCGGCCATGCGTCACTCGAGTCGACGGATACCGATCGACGGCCGCACCGCTTCCCGAGTCGACCGTCGACGACTGAAAAGTGCGCCGACCGGGAATTGAACCCGGGCTATGAGCTTGGGAAGCTCATGTCCTACCACTAGACCACCGGCGCGCTTCGTTACTTCGTTCCTCGCGCCCCGAGGCTCGCAGTTCCGATGGAACTGCTCACCACCGGCGCTTACTCCAATCTAGCTGCCGATTCCACTTCAACGTAGCGTTCTCGATTCTCCGTCGAACCGAACCGACCGCTCGTCCACTTTTCCCGCTCGAGGGGAGGCTATTTGGCGCTGCCGTCCCTATCACTGACAAATGCTGGACCTTCGGTTCTCGGATGCGGAACTGGAACAGCGGCGCGAACACATTACCGAGTTCATCAGCGAGCGGGTCGACGCGGCGGGGGCCGACGGCGCGGTCTTGGGGCTTTCGGGCGGCATCGACAGCACGCTCACGGGCTATCTCACCGTCGAGGCGCTCGGTCCCGAGAACGTCCACGGGCTCGTCCTCCCGGCTCACGTCAGCAGCGAGGGCAACATGAGCGACGCCGAACGGGTCGCGCAGGAGCTGGACATCACGTACGACGTCATCGAAATCGAGCCGATCGTCGACCAGCTTCTCTCGGCCTACCCCGAAGCGGAAGGCGACCGCGAGGCCGTCGGCAACGCTCGAGCGCGCGTCCGTGCGGTGCTGAACTACCTCGTCGCGAACCACGAGAGCCGACTCGTCGTCGGCACCGGGAACCGGAGCGAAGCCGCCGTCGGCTACTTCACCAAGTACGGCGACGGCGCGGTCGACTGTCACCCGATCGGGAACCTCTACAAGGGTCAAGTGCGCCAGCTCGCGCGCCACGTCGGCGTCCCCGAGGAACTGGCCGCCAAGACGGCGACGGCGGAGCTGTGGGCCGACCAGACGGACGAGGACGAACTGGGGATCAGCTACGAGACGCTCGATTCGATCCTCGCGACCCACGTCGACGGGCCGCTGTCGGTCGCCGCGACCGCCCGCCTGCTCGAGGTCCAGGAGGAGACCGTCGAGCGAGTGCGGTCGATGTACGAACGCAGCGAGCACAAACGAAATGTGCCGCCGGCGCCGGAGCCGCTCGACTGACCGCAACTGGTCGCGCTATCGATGCCCTACGCTTCTCGCCACTCGTCCGCGAGCAGGCCGTACCAGTGGGTGTCCTGGTACTCCCCGTCGATGAACTCGGCGTCGCGGTGAACCCCTTCCGGCGTGAAGCCGACCGACTCGAGCAGCGCCTGCGAGGCCTCGTTGCACTCGAAGACGCGGGCGGCGATGCGGTGGAGGCCGAGGTGGTCGAAGCCGTACTCGACGAGCAGCTCCGTCGCCGCCGAGCCGTACCCCTGCTCGTGGTGCTCGGGGGCGACCCAGTAGCCGAGCTCCGCGCGGCGGGCCTCCCACTCGATCGTGTGGAAGCCGATCGTGCCGACCGGCTCCGCGTCGGCGACGATCAGCAGGTTGACGCTGTCGTCGTCGCAGACGACGTTTTCGAAGAAGTCGCGTTCCTGTGCGCCGTTGACGGGTCTCGCGCGGCCGATCCCGCGCCAGACCCGCGGATCGTTGATCTTCGTCTGGAGAAACTCGAGGTCGTCCTCCTCGATCGGCCGCAGATCGACGCGCTCTCCGGGTAGAAACACCGTTTCGGGCATACGATCGTGTTATCTCGGTCCCACAAGAGTGTGTTCGAGGGGTGGTATCGCACCGCGTGCTGTTGCTCCGGCTGGTATCGCCGATTCCGGTGGCGCGGGTGTCGTCGGTTCGCAAACGACGGCGGTCCGGTCGGGCGAACGACGACCGGGCGTTTCCAAAGGTCTTTGCCTCCTCCGTCGTAACCCCCCGCTAATGGAAACGGCCGACAACTGTCGGCGTGCCGCCCGCGAAGCCGTTGCGGACGTCGAACCACCGCAGTTGCACGATCTCGTCGAATCCGTTCTCGACGGTGCATCGATGGTTCCAGGCGCACTCACCGTCACGAGCGCCGCCATGGCGTCCGGCGGTGCCGGGGCCGCCGGAACCGGGACGGGAACTGGAGCCGACGCCGACGGACCCCGCTCGTCCGCAGGCGAGCGCTACGCCGCCGCCCTCGAGGGCGAACCCGCCGAGAGCGACGCCGACGGGCTCGTTACGCACGCGGCCGGCGTCCAACTCATCTACGAGGGCCTGCGGCTCACGCGCACGCTGGCCCACGAGGAGCCCTGGCGCGGGGTCGAGGACGACGAGGCCGACCCGCAGTCTCCCCCCGACCAGGACGCAATCGAGAGCGACCTCGAGATCCTGGCCGCGGACATCCTCGTCTCGCGGGGGTTCTACCTGCTCGCGCGAACCGACGCCGCGGACAAGGCGGTCCGGACGGTCCAGGCGTTCGGCCGCGACCAGACCAGACGCGACGAGGTCGCCGCGGACGGCACCGGCGATCCCGCGGCGATCGACGCCAACCTCGAGCGGGACATCCTCGAACTCGCCGTCGAGACCGGCGCGGCCGCCGTCGGCCGCTCGCCTTCCACCCGACTGCTCGCACTCGCGGACGACCTCGCCGCCGGCGTCGGCACCGCCTTTCCGCCGGCCGCGGAGTGTCTGGCCGATCTCGAGCCGGCAGTCGGCGAGGAGCCGTTCGACGACCGGCCGCTCGAGTTCGACGATCGGTCGCTCGAGGACGGGCCGACCGATCGCGCGACGTCGGCGACGGATCCGTAGCCGTCTCGGTCGGTGTGTTCCGATTTTCAGTGGTCCGCGCTTCGGTAGCGCTCGCTTTCACTCTCGAGTGGTGGTTCGTGCCCCGGTACTGAGCCCCACGCCCGGTGGCAATCGAAACCCATAAAGTCGACTCCGGACAACGAAGGAATGCGCGCCTGGGTAGCTTAGCGGTAAAGCGCGTCCTTGGTAAGGACGAGAGCCCGGGTTCAAATCCCGGCCTAGGCTTAATCGGCCTTTCATCTCATTTTCTCTCTTCATCTAACTGCTGTTCCAGAATTCGCATATTTGCCAGAATAATAATACTAAGTCTTCGATATAGCAGCCACTAATTGGTATAAGAAGATCTCAACAAACGAGCACGGGGCCGTATCCGTTAAGTCAACTGTAGTATCATTCGCCCTATGGCTGATTTGAGTGAGCCATCGCCATCACGTACGACGATCAAACGTCACTTGCAGGCGATGGATAACGAGAAATTCGAGCACTTTGTCGCTGATCTTTGGTCCCGCCACGGATGGAAAACGGTGGTCAGCCAGCAATCCCGCGACAAAAGTCTCGACGTTCTCGCGGAGAAAGAGACGCCGTATCATCAACGGCACGCGATTCAGGCAAAGCGGTACCAGGAGGAAAATAACGTTGGTGGGCCGAAAGTATCCGAATATGCGAGTCTCCGCGATCAATTCGATGCCGACGTCGCGGTAGTTGTGACGACGAGCGGATTCACGGTGGATGCCCGAGAACGTTCCAAGACGTTGAACGTGAAATTAATTGATGGGGATGACCTCGTTGAGATGGTTGTACAAGCCGATGCACTGGACCTAGTAGCCGAATATTCCGACCATACATCGTCGCAACATCCCCATCCGGAGAACCAACATACGCGAAAAAGAGCAGATCGCCAAAAGACGGGTAATGATGAAGATCTTTGGCTCGGGCTGATGATTTTGGGAGCGGTTCCCAGTACGATAGCGATCCTCTTTATCAGTTTTAGTGAGGTGCCGTCGGATTCGATTCTCGGTCACATATCGACAGCAGTAATAGTCGTTGCAGGTGGGATGACCGTAGTAGGAATTTATAAAGATATACTGCTACTCCGGCAGGCGCGTGTATCGTGGCACCCGGATCCGAAATGGTGGGCCGCTGGTGCGTTCTTCGTTCCCTATCTGACTGTCCCCATCTATCTGATTCGACGGTTCGATGAGTTGAATTCGTGAGGACGATCGATTTCAACGGGATGAATTCGAAGTCACGAAATCCCGTTCACGATCAGCGATAGGTAGACACACGATTTAGTGGTCGAACGTTGGACGGGTGGTATGGCCGACGAATCCTCGTTTTCGACATCGACAGCGGACCTCGAGCCCGAGTTCGACCACGACGTCGACACAGCACTAGTAACGGGAGCGACCGGCGACGTCGGATCTTGGGTCGTCGACCGACTCGCCGACCGCGGCACGCACGTCGTCGGCATCGATCGCGAGCAACCTGAGGGCGTCCGCGCCAACGCCGACTTTCGGGCCGTGGACCTGACCGAGCAGGCGCCGACCTGGGAGACGATCTGCGAGGTCGAACCCGACGCAGTCGTCCACCTGGCCGCGATTTCGGACCCGCTGGACAACCCCGCGACGCGGGTCTTCGAGAACAACGTGACGAGCACGTACAACGTCCTGCAGGCGGCCGGCCGCGAGGGCGTCGATGTCGTCTGGAGTTCCTCGCAGGCGACCTACGGCGCGCTGTTCGCCGGCAGAGGGTGGCGACCCGACGCCCTGCCGATCGACGAGACTCACGAGCAGCGGCCGGCGGACTCCTACGGGCTGTCGAAACGCTGCGGCGAGGAGATCGCTCGAGCGACGGCCCGCGGGTACGATATCTCGGTCACGACGATCCGACCGGCGACGATCTTCACGCCCGAGAAGGTCCGGGCGCGGCCGGCGGAGGACGACTCCGACCTGACGACGGCCGAATCGAGCGGCGATTTCGGCTCCTACGTCGACGTTCGGGACGTGGCTCGGATGGTCGAGGCGGCGCTGGCGGCCGACTCCGACGGCCACGAGGCCTTCCACTGCGTCGCGGACGAGAACTATCTGGGTCGGCCGACCGCCGAACTGGTCGAGGCGATCTGCGGCGATCTGCCGGCCGACTGCACCCTCGAGGGGAAGGAGGCGGCGCTCTCGAACGCGAAGGCGGCTGCGATGCTCGGCTGGGAGCCGACGCATTCGTGGCCGGACTCCGGCGCTGACGCCGGAGGTGACTCGTCGGGGACTGACGGTCCAACCTGGCGCTAACGCTTCGGCAGTGACCGCGTCGCGATCGGACTCGAGTCGCGGATCACATACTGTTAGTGCGTGCGAGCGCTACGACCCGCTGTACTGTGATCGTCGTCATCTGCGGGCCGCCGGGCGCGGGCAAAACGACTCTCACGAACCGCGTCCGGAAGCGGCTCGAGGCCCGCGACGTCCCCGTTCCCGTCCCCGTCGCCGTCGAGACCCTCCACTCCGACGACTTCTCGAGCCGAACCTACGAACGGCTGTACGAACGGGCCCGCGACGCGGCCGCCGACGTCACCCTCGTCGACGGCACCTTTTACCGCCGCGAGTGGCAGACGCAGTTTCGCACGCTCCCCGACGTGCGGTTCGTCCACGTCACTGCGAGCCTCGAGACCTGCCTCGAGCGCAACCGAACCCGAGCGGATCCGATCGAGGAGCAGGGCGTCCACGTTGTCCACCGCGAGTTCGACGAGCCGGACGCCGAGGTGACGATCGACACCGACCGGCAGTCGATCCCCGAAGCTACCGGTCGGATTCTGACCGCGCTCGAGGGGTGGGGTTGGATCGACGGCGAACCGGACCCGGACCTCTCGGGGTAGGAGACGGACGGATCTTATCGACGGAACTCGAGCAGCGTCCCTTCGTCGGGACGCTCGGCGACGAGGCCGTCGGGCATCGCGTCCCAGTCGAGTTCGTCGGTGCCGGGTTCGGCGTCGGTCTCGAACCCCGGCTCGTCGGCCGGCTCCCGATCGCGGTACTCCTCGGGCGGCGCGTCGTGGGCGTAGACGCTCTCGGGGTGGTCGACCGACCAGACGTGCAGCACGCAGGGGGTGCGACACGGGATCGAGAGGTCCCCGTCTTCGTACTCCTGGCCGTAGACTTGCTGGTAGTACCACCACGCGGCGCGGCCGGGGAGGCCGGCGTGGTAGTGCCAGGGTGAACAGCGGTCGGACTGGTGTTCGTGGCTGTCGTCGCCCGTCTCGGCGTCGCCCGTCTCGGCGTCGCCGGACGATTGTCCCCCGTCGGCGCTGTATTCGCCGCTATTTTGCTCCCGCCAGACGGCCTCGTCTCCCTCGTAAACCGGCGGCGGGGGCTCGATCGCCTCGCCGTTTTCGGTCGCGATGAACATCGCGCCGATCGAGCGCCAGGACTGGTTGTCGACGAGTACCGACTCCGGCCGCTCGGGATTCAAAACCGTCGCGTCGCCGAGGAACTCCGGATTGATCCAGTGGGACCAGCTATCGTCGCCGTGCTCGAGCGTGTCGAAGTAGGGCTTGTACCCTGCGTCGATGAGCGTTCCCGCGGTCGGATACCGGGTCTCGAGCGACTCGCGAACAGCCTCCTGAAGCTCGATTGTCGCCGGGTGGTCGTCGGCACAGCCCTCCATCGTCGCGCCCTCGCAGTGACCCGTGCTCGGCTCGGGGGTGGCGTCCGGACAGGGGTCGTCGATCGGGAGGTCGTCGAGCAGGCCGCCGTCGCCGCTGCCGTCGGCGTCGGTCGCTCCCGCGTTCCCGGCTCCGACCACCGGCAGCGCGAGCGCACCGCTCGAGGCTTTCAGCAGGGTGCGTCGGGTGGGTACCGGCCCGTCCGATTCGTCCGCGTCCGCCGACCCGTCGGTCGCGTCTGTCATAGCAGCGTGTCGCACACCTCCGACCGCCGTAAAACCGTGTTGCCGGTCGGAGCGACAGTACGGTCAGTTGATCGAAGGCGCGGAGAGCTGAACTCGCAGCTACTCGAGTCGCGCACCCGTCCCCGACCGCTCGAGCCCCGCGAGATCGATTCGGCCGTCGGGCATCGGAACGCCGTCGTAGGGATCC
The DNA window shown above is from Halopiger xanaduensis SH-6 and carries:
- a CDS encoding restriction endonuclease; translation: MADLSEPSPSRTTIKRHLQAMDNEKFEHFVADLWSRHGWKTVVSQQSRDKSLDVLAEKETPYHQRHAIQAKRYQEENNVGGPKVSEYASLRDQFDADVAVVVTTSGFTVDARERSKTLNVKLIDGDDLVEMVVQADALDLVAEYSDHTSSQHPHPENQHTRKRADRQKTGNDEDLWLGLMILGAVPSTIAILFISFSEVPSDSILGHISTAVIVVAGGMTVVGIYKDILLLRQARVSWHPDPKWWAAGAFFVPYLTVPIYLIRRFDELNS
- a CDS encoding NAD-dependent epimerase/dehydratase family protein — encoded protein: MADESSFSTSTADLEPEFDHDVDTALVTGATGDVGSWVVDRLADRGTHVVGIDREQPEGVRANADFRAVDLTEQAPTWETICEVEPDAVVHLAAISDPLDNPATRVFENNVTSTYNVLQAAGREGVDVVWSSSQATYGALFAGRGWRPDALPIDETHEQRPADSYGLSKRCGEEIARATARGYDISVTTIRPATIFTPEKVRARPAEDDSDLTTAESSGDFGSYVDVRDVARMVEAALAADSDGHEAFHCVADENYLGRPTAELVEAICGDLPADCTLEGKEAALSNAKAAAMLGWEPTHSWPDSGADAGGDSSGTDGPTWR
- a CDS encoding NAD+ synthase, whose translation is MLDLRFSDAELEQRREHITEFISERVDAAGADGAVLGLSGGIDSTLTGYLTVEALGPENVHGLVLPAHVSSEGNMSDAERVAQELDITYDVIEIEPIVDQLLSAYPEAEGDREAVGNARARVRAVLNYLVANHESRLVVGTGNRSEAAVGYFTKYGDGAVDCHPIGNLYKGQVRQLARHVGVPEELAAKTATAELWADQTDEDELGISYETLDSILATHVDGPLSVAATARLLEVQEETVERVRSMYERSEHKRNVPPAPEPLD
- a CDS encoding GNAT family N-acetyltransferase, with product MPETVFLPGERVDLRPIEEDDLEFLQTKINDPRVWRGIGRARPVNGAQERDFFENVVCDDDSVNLLIVADAEPVGTIGFHTIEWEARRAELGYWVAPEHHEQGYGSAATELLVEYGFDHLGLHRIAARVFECNEASQALLESVGFTPEGVHRDAEFIDGEYQDTHWYGLLADEWREA
- a CDS encoding ATP-binding protein produces the protein MIVVICGPPGAGKTTLTNRVRKRLEARDVPVPVPVAVETLHSDDFSSRTYERLYERARDAAADVTLVDGTFYRREWQTQFRTLPDVRFVHVTASLETCLERNRTRADPIEEQGVHVVHREFDEPDAEVTIDTDRQSIPEATGRILTALEGWGWIDGEPDPDLSG
- a CDS encoding methyl-accepting chemotaxis protein; the protein is MQTSRDDSSDESFHRRIYDTLRSRYFFKVGAAILVVTVVLLGAGYFSFTQAQASVESDAEETLLNAAEREADGIDKFVQDRNDNTVEISNSVNLANTDKSQLRASLRTYLEALPDSVHAIHYYSMENDEVEVSTQFNREGDTVDETTRPWAVDIDAFGSSGDVRSFEPYDVDGEKRIGFISPVAGQDDHAIVLVINLEERSELLTSPIDGGEIEVVATNGQITLAETTGTILNESFLMGDLSHLEDGALRPRVDQVTAENDVVGDDQVVVATVPLSEKDWDVTVIAPHNEVFDTASAVNRNILLLLGISIVGFVGVGAVISRDVNNSLEEMTGYAEAIEEGNLEVEIDQSRIDEFGQLGGLFARIRDTLQERLTEVEQQAQEAERAREQAEVSKAEAQQAKAEAQEAKAEAEALSQHLEEKADEYRQSIEAAADGDLTRRLETASESEAMTEIGRAFNEMLTDIEAMVVRIQTVANQVDEKSSEVTASTEEIRASSGEVAESIEEISAGAETQNEKLTTAAAEMSDLSATVEEIASSSNTVADQSEQAAERGQEGQEAASDVVEQMDRIESKAVDTAEEMATLQEEVERIGEVVELIDQIAEETNMLALNASIEAATAGEAGDGFAVVANEVKSLAEETAEATEEVEDLVETVEASTESVADDMFEMRDGIEDGRETIDRTVDTLESIVDSIDDANAGIQSINDATDDQADSAQEVSSMVDDIAAVSEQTADEAQNVSAAAEEQTSAISQISDSAESLSERAQELQSLTAHFETQAEADDDSADSETLVAVDD
- a CDS encoding DUF7114 family protein, whose product is METADNCRRAAREAVADVEPPQLHDLVESVLDGASMVPGALTVTSAAMASGGAGAAGTGTGTGADADGPRSSAGERYAAALEGEPAESDADGLVTHAAGVQLIYEGLRLTRTLAHEEPWRGVEDDEADPQSPPDQDAIESDLEILAADILVSRGFYLLARTDAADKAVRTVQAFGRDQTRRDEVAADGTGDPAAIDANLERDILELAVETGAAAVGRSPSTRLLALADDLAAGVGTAFPPAAECLADLEPAVGEEPFDDRPLEFDDRSLEDGPTDRATSATDP